The window ACGTCTTGCCACCCAATTataagacttgttcacacgcttTTGAACCTTATTTTCAACATAAGGGGTAACCCGGACGTAAATTCTCCCTGCAATATttgttaatttataaataataacaCAATAAAAAAACAAACTATAAATATAAAGTTACCTGCAACTTCATTCCGTTCATCATACGTTGATGGTATAGACTTATTGATTAACTCAATTATCGCTGTTATAGGTAACTCATGCATGTAGGTGGATATAGTTTTCACCATTCCAAGAATATCAAATGATTTTACATTGTAACGTACTTTCGGGAAAAATTCCCGTGCCCATTTTGAAATTGCTATATTGTCAAGCCAGAAAATTAGACTCCTAAGCAAGGTGTGGAAAGGTGGATTCGTACATGCACTTTGCAACCTTTCCAATCACAAGTAAAAATCATTAACActatatgcattgcatgacttccaaaacaaTGTTTCAACTTCAGTATCACTATCTCCGACAGAATCTCGTATTTTtcgagctatatctttaggacaataCCCATGATACAAATCTGGGTAGACTCTCTCAACTACAAAGTCTATTTTATCACATAGAttgcttatgaaaccaacctctGTATCTTCACCTAAGAAATCTTTTAACTTCATCATGAACCATAGCCAAGATTCCTCACACTCTAAGGGTCCCAAAGCAACTGCTAAGAGTAGGGGCTCATGGTTTCCGTCCAAAGCCACTACAAAGTACATTTTTGTCAGATAATTGCCGAGTAGGGGTAAATAACGCACATATATTAACGGTATCATGCACCTAAGAAAGGTACGGATCTGCATAAAAAAACATACTTATATTAGTGACAAGCAAAATCAAAACGAGTTACATTATCTAGAACTATTAagtaacttaataaaataaaa of the Lactuca sativa cultivar Salinas chromosome 6, Lsat_Salinas_v11, whole genome shotgun sequence genome contains:
- the LOC111897443 gene encoding uncharacterized protein LOC111897443 — its product is MYFVVALDGNHEPLLLAVALGPLECEESWLWFMMKLKDFLGEDTEVGFISNLCDKIDFVVERVYPDLYHGYCPKDIARKIRDSVGDSDTEVETLLQSACTNPPFHTLLRSLIFWLDNIAISKWAREFFPKVRYNVKSFDILGMVKTISTYMHELPITAIIELINKSIPSTYDERNEVAGRIYVRVTPYVENKVQKRVNKSYNWVARRMYGDTFEVDDNFDTRKVQLECRDKEASRLLSERREVIASECKQAQ